The Thalassospira sp. ER-Se-21-Dark genome includes a region encoding these proteins:
- the gluQRS gene encoding tRNA glutamyl-Q(34) synthetase GluQRS — MTAITRFAPSPTGYLHLGHAASALFSAKQAGPDGRFLVRIEDIDQTRCRPEYLEAIYEDLAWLGLEWETPVRVQSDHFADYQAVLDRLSDMELLYPCFCTRKDIQAETARIGNAPHGPDGALYPGTCRQCSPTERKDRIVAGESYALRLDMAAAIKQVGKELTWYDRAAGKQIATPEIFGDVVLARKDTPTSYHISVTHDDDLQGITLVTRGEDLFFVSHLHRLLQELLGYDVPEYYHHGLLTGPDGKRFAKRDKSRTLRSMREDGLSAADVIKLADQF, encoded by the coding sequence ATGACCGCGATCACCCGCTTTGCACCAAGCCCGACCGGATATCTTCATCTCGGCCATGCGGCCTCGGCCCTGTTTTCTGCAAAACAGGCCGGGCCGGATGGCCGTTTTCTTGTGCGGATCGAAGATATCGACCAAACCCGATGCCGCCCGGAATATCTCGAAGCGATCTATGAAGACCTCGCCTGGCTTGGCCTTGAATGGGAAACGCCGGTTCGGGTGCAGTCCGATCACTTTGCAGACTACCAAGCTGTGCTGGATCGCTTGTCCGACATGGAACTGCTTTATCCGTGCTTTTGCACGCGCAAGGACATTCAGGCGGAAACAGCCCGCATCGGAAACGCACCGCACGGCCCGGATGGCGCGCTTTATCCCGGCACCTGTCGACAGTGTTCGCCAACCGAACGGAAGGATCGCATCGTGGCTGGTGAAAGCTATGCACTCCGCCTTGATATGGCTGCGGCGATCAAACAGGTTGGCAAGGAGCTGACATGGTATGACCGCGCGGCAGGCAAACAGATCGCCACACCCGAAATCTTTGGCGATGTGGTTCTGGCGCGCAAGGATACCCCGACCAGCTATCATATCTCGGTGACCCATGATGATGATCTGCAGGGCATAACCCTCGTCACTCGTGGTGAGGACTTGTTTTTTGTCAGCCACCTGCATCGGTTGTTGCAGGAATTGCTGGGCTATGACGTGCCGGAATATTACCATCACGGGCTTCTGACCGGGCCGGATGGCAAACGCTTTGCCAAGCGTGACAA